One genomic region from Arthrobacter pigmenti encodes:
- a CDS encoding chromate resistance protein ChrB domain-containing protein gives MKWATRAGVHIDRSACAWLILRHVDPQAQFVFVSGPDEVPDNATAFDMRGVDLGHHGSDCTFETILRRYDLADPVLWRIAAIVHEADLEDDHYDAPEAAGFDLILRALALAHTDEEVLSMTTPIFDAVYAYIRRSVIAGGTPA, from the coding sequence ATGAAATGGGCGACCCGCGCTGGAGTGCATATTGACCGGTCGGCGTGTGCGTGGCTGATCCTGCGCCATGTCGACCCGCAGGCGCAGTTCGTCTTTGTCTCCGGGCCTGATGAGGTCCCCGACAATGCCACGGCCTTCGATATGCGCGGAGTAGATCTTGGGCATCACGGAAGTGATTGCACATTCGAGACGATCCTGCGTCGCTATGACCTGGCCGATCCGGTGCTGTGGCGGATTGCCGCGATCGTGCACGAGGCAGACCTGGAAGATGATCACTACGACGCACCGGAGGCAGCCGGTTTCGACCTGATCCTGCGCGCGCTGGCGCTGGCACACACTGATGAGGAAGTCCTGTCCATGACAACCCCGATCTTCGACGCCGTCTACGCTTACATCCGCCGCAGCGTCATCGCTGGAGGAACCCCCGCATGA
- a CDS encoding Chromate resistance protein ChrB, with amino-acid sequence MPAPGEWVFLTYRLPREPSAPRLALWRKFKRLGVAQLADGLVALPADVRTQEHLEWAAEEIEEAGGTAGVWVARPLTRTLERSVIEPMNAARAGEYADIARQVQLARDAPEAERTRGLRRLRAQMRRVERRDFFRPPQREQARQALKDLAGQKTTVRPEVSL; translated from the coding sequence GTGCCTGCCCCGGGCGAGTGGGTGTTTCTGACTTATCGGTTGCCGCGTGAGCCCTCGGCTCCGCGGCTGGCGTTGTGGCGCAAGTTCAAGCGGTTGGGTGTGGCGCAGCTGGCTGACGGGTTGGTGGCGCTTCCTGCCGATGTACGCACCCAGGAGCATTTGGAGTGGGCGGCTGAAGAAATCGAGGAAGCTGGCGGAACAGCGGGGGTGTGGGTCGCACGTCCCTTGACGCGAACGTTGGAGCGTTCAGTTATTGAGCCGATGAATGCGGCCCGGGCGGGTGAGTATGCCGACATTGCCAGGCAGGTTCAGTTAGCGCGTGATGCCCCTGAAGCTGAACGGACGCGCGGCCTGCGGAGACTGCGGGCGCAGATGCGCCGGGTCGAACGCCGCGATTTTTTCCGCCCACCCCAGCGTGAGCAGGCCCGCCAGGCACTCAAAGACCTTGCCGGCCAAAAAACAACGGTTCGACCGGAGGTTTCATTATGA